The genomic stretch GGACTTGCATTTCATATATGCAGGTATGTTTGAACAGAGTTAAAACTCAAGGTGTAAGATTCACACCAGAGGTAGTCTTCATACCTGGCAGGAATTTCCGTGAGCCCAGGTGCTGTTTTGTTGTTGCGAGATCTTCTCAGTGAGATCATATGTGAGCGGCCTAGACAGTGGAGTTTTGACTTGCTCGTGGTCCTGATGGTGGCTCCGTGGAATGATTGTGACAGTTGTAATGAGCTCTGTATTCCCACAAGTGTTGAGATGCAGGAGGTGATAATGTGTGAAGTTAAAAATTAtggtaagataaaaaaaaaaattttttttaaagggctctgcactaatagcatggatcctacttgggattttctctctctctctctctctctgcccttcccccactcattcattttctctctttctctctctctctcaaaataaataaacatcagaaaaacttaatttaaaaactatgatAAGAGAAGAAAGCTAAGCACTCAAAACACTGTGGTATTAGGGCTTCTGAAGTAAACAAGTGCCGGAAGCCTCCCCACCgcctgtttttaaagaaaggaatgagTGCCCACAAAGTAAGGAAGGTTAGATACAGTAGTGCCAACAGCAGGAGCTGAGCTGGGCACTCCACGTGTCTTCATTCGTAagacaatttgtgggttcgagccccgtgttgggctctgcgctgacagtgtggaagccttcttgagattttatctctctctctctctccctctttctctctgcccctcccctgctcatgtgtgcatgcgctctctctccctctctctcaagtaaactttaaaaactaaaatactatTTGTGTGCTTTTGTACGAGTATACGGATGAGcttcaaaataagcaaaagtagGTAAACAACTGTCATTTACCTTTTAATAATAAGGAACGACCTGTAATACAGACGATTCTTAGGCATGAATTGAATAAATTGGGGAATGAGATGGGTGCTTGGCCAGCATTTTACTGATTGTAAGACTTTCCAGACGACATCATGTCCTCTTGcctgctcttgttctctcttggAGGGCTGTGTCACCTGCGAAAGCAAAGACTCCCTTGGTGACGCCGCAGAGTCCTGTGGTCAAGCTCCAGCAGCAAACGGCAGTTGAGTGGCCACAGAGATGGCACCTGCCGGACAAGCAGACCTCTTGGTGTGTCTCTTTAACCCCTGACTCCTACATGGCCATGAAGCTATCGGTGAATGTGAAGGTTTTCCCTTCTGGACTTTTTAACAGGCATCATTTTTCTGAAACAGACGTTGTATATACCGTCTTTCATTCCTGTGTTCCTGGTGTATTAAAGCTGTCAGTCAGCTTCTCTTTCTGGTTGGCCATCCTCTGAGCAGATTGGATGGCCTCTAGAGAGGTGCGTGCACAGCGACACTTGACTTCGGGTGTCACCCAAAATGGATGGTAGTTAGAAGTATGGCTACAAGTAGCCCCGAACGTTAGCCTTGTTTATTTCGTTCTGTTGTTACGTGGATCATTTTCCTGTGGGAGGACGTAGGACGTCCCATCTGCAGGCCGTATACTGTTCGGAATGGTTTCCGTAAGTTGCGTACTTTCATGCGGCCTGTGCACAACTTGGTGCTTCCCCCCGAGATTAAGAGGAGACGTTCCGCTTCCTCACGAGGCCAGGTCACTTCAGTATTTACCAGTGTTAGAAAATACCGCCCATCGGTACACTGGGAATAGCTGGCTTTTAGGTTTGGATTCTGAGCTTTATTCCTATAGAtgcctttccttttaattttccacCTTCCACTGAAATTCCCAAAGTCTTATCTTAAAAACCAGTCTACTTACAATGAGCTTATTTCTTGGGGTTAAGTTAGCTTTTGCATGtgtaacattaaaacaaaaagagctcTTCACTCAACCAGTGGCATTCTCCTTTTAAAggttctggtttttaaaataacGATTGTGAAGAGTTTCAGAAGTGACGTAAGAAATAATGCTCTTCCTTTATGCCTATGTGTTTGAACGTTGTCTCACCAAAACTAACACTTAACTCTTTCTTTCCAACCAACTTACACACAAGAGGTCTGTCCGTCTTTGCCAGAGGTCTGTAAGTGCCGTGGTGGCTTCCCGGTGACAGCCGCGGTTCACGGGAGCTCCGTGGTCCTCACGGGGGTGCAGCGTGGCCGCAGATCAGTGCTTCCTACTCCGGCCCAGATGGTGTTTGTGAAGAAGTGAGTGGGTTGTTTACTTGCTAAGTCCCTGTTCTCGAGAGAAATCCGTGATTCCTGCCCAGACTTGGAGGGACTCATGCGGTTCACACCCACACAGATCAGAAAGGAATAGAAGCAAAGGAGCAGGACCTTCTATCTTTTATATAACAGACTGACTGATCTTTCgtgttttgttgctttgtttcaAGCaaactctcttcctccctccaagTTTGATACCTTTTGTAAAGTACATATAACTGATAATAATTAGGAGACTCGACCTCTTCATCCGTGAGGACTGCGGAGCCCTGATTCTCAATTCCCGTAGCTCAGGTGTCCTTTCTAAAGTAGAGTTTTCTGGAGGGTGAGTCCATCTTAAGGTGTCAGAACCATTTTCAGATGCTAAGCAGTTCCATGCAAATATGGAACTGTCATTTTCTACTCCATCCTGATCATTCAGTGATTTCTGAAGTCCTCGTCATCTTGGTCAAGTTGTGTGGCATTTTTACCCTTGGTGAAAAATCAACTTTAGAAAAACTAACCAGCCTGGGTACTGTCCATCAGTGTAGTCATTGCGACCTTCTGTAGggataaaagttttaatttgtaCAAATCAAAACTGATGTGTGGCTCTCAGGGGCCACTCTGCTTCATGCAGCCCGTTTGAAACCTTACGTTCTCTAATAATGGAAGCGCCTTTGTCTGGATGTTCGTTTTACCTGCGTTTGCTGATTTCTTTACCTTCGTACACATCTTATAGCACAAATATTATGCCAGATTTGGTATGAAACCGGTGCTTGTTGTAGGCAGATCTGTAGTAGCGCtgagtttataattttcatatgttgacAAGTAGACTAGTTGGCGTATTCAGAGATTGTACCGCGAAGCTCGCActgctggaggggagagggcacgCTCAGCAGTGACACTGCTGCCCCCCAGGGGTGCTCTACCAACCTTTATATATACTTCATTGTTGGGGTTTATTAACTTTTTGTATGAATAACTACAGAAATTGGTAATACGTGTCTGTACTATAGGCTTCGATGTTTACAAAAATGTTACCCAGAAGGTGATTATTTTCTTGGATATGAGGTCaagatttttgaaaaacacaatGCTGTGGGAATGGAGTCATTTTGCAATTAAGTAAAAACTTCGTTATAACTCACAAGGTAAATTTAATCCAAATTGAAATTTTGTTTCAGGTGAACTTACAATTAACTGTGtgaatttacttgtttttaatggttattaaTATTTCAATCAGGTatcttttttaaggaaaaacataaaCTGTACATGCAGAACTGGAGACGTTTTTTTGCACTGTGTCAGTAAACCTTTGTACACACGCATTCACAGAGTGTAAGttggtgtgtgcacacacacattagcgggttttaaaaattaacaaacgGGCTCTTCCTTCCATTCTGTGATCCTAAACCCGCCTCAGCCTCCTTCCCTGTATAGGAGACGATCCCCGAGTCAGCGAGCTGCACATCTGCAGCTCACAGGAACCGAGAGCAAGCATGTGTCTCTGTTAAGAGTTTAAAGCTCAGGGACAGGGGATTTGAGCACGTGAACCCACCCCATCAGAAACTGAGGAGAATTCAGACCGCTCCCAGCCCGCATCTACACATCCTTCACTCTAGAGACTTTTCCACGACAAGATGTGGTTTTTTTAAGTGATGATACCGTATGTCGTCATTTTTAAGGGTTGAGGGGACACGCAGGAAAGGTAATGTTTAAGTGAGTTGTAGTTTAACGGTTTCAACTAAATTGcatttttgtgacttttctgCTTAGTATTTGCTTCTGTTAATTTTATTAGctttacttttcaattttcagagagttctttataaattcacgaaggggtgctggggtggcttagttggctaagcgtctaactcttgatttcgactccagttatgatctcatagtttgtgggatcgagccccatgttggactctgggctgacagtgtggagcctgctttctctctctctctccttctttctctgcccctccactattcatgcacactctctgtctcaaaaatgaataaatattttttaaaaataaatcgatggaaagaaaaattataaatgttcagggcctgtttataaataaaatgaccaCTCATGGTATTTGCAAAACATAGaggatttatttttccaaatagtcATGAGTGGGGTGTAGTTCGCTTAGTTTTTTTCTATGCTGTTTTCAagtcagacatttttatttttaactttctaaggtGGTTGTTTCTGAGTTGACTAATAGATGTTCATTTTACTTCAGACACAGTATTTCCAGAAGCATTCAGAGGGAGATCCACGTTTCTTATATTGCTTCCTGATTCTGGCCAAAAGATGACTCAGGAAAATGTTAGGATCTTGTCCAAAGAAAGCTTGAAActaaaacaatacacaaaaacaaaaaacataggtTATCAATGAATTAAGATCGCTGCAAGAAAAAGGAACTGTAGTTAAGACATAGGACCTTTGAAAATCGTTTGCCATTGTAATTGCAGTATGAACCCAGAGTATGGCTCTGGAAGGGCTCCCTGTGCCCAGCCAGGGGTCCACCAAGTCTGTGTAGCCCTCTGATGGCCATGAAGTTTCCTAAGCCCTCACTGACCTCTTTCTGTTTAAATAATGTCAGTAACATGTTCTGTACAGTTACCATCTTGTGTGTAAAATAGGGCTTGTATTTCCCCTGAAATTTACCTATTTAAGCGTGGACCCTTcggtttgtttttattgtagaATTTCATGAGCAAATCCTCCTAATTACCTTTGTGATTTTAGAGTCTTTAACCATAATCCTTCCACTCATAAACATCTGAATGATAACTTTTAGTCACATGCAGAAGCTACACCAGCCCCTTCTGGGGGGGTTCATCCCTGTTGGGACCTCAGGTGGTGAACACCATCTCCAGGATCGAGTGTTTCCAGTGTATTTTTATAAGGATGTTACTGGGCActaagccaaaaaacaaaacaaaacaacaacaacaacaaaaacggtCTCTGGTCAAATGTTTGGGGAGAGCTTGGTTAAAGTTGAGCACTGAATAAGGTCTGTTAGGCACATTTTATACACATCAAAACTTAGAAAAAACATGCTCCAAGATAACACTGATTGGCCAGTTACTTGAAGGCGTGATTTCTACCCCGAACGCTACCCAGTTCAAGAATGTAGGATCCTCTAAAGTCAAGGTGTAAAATGCCTCACCCAGCTCTCCTAAATATGGTCACTTACCTGTCTCATACCTCCTCGCGGGTTAGCAGTGCCAGTACCGAGACCTGGAAAACAGTGTTTGAAAACCATTCATCATCAGATCTGTGGTTTCTATTTAATGCTTGtcttatttaaaacacacaaaatagaGTATTACTGAGTCGTGCCTAGTTTCTGATCTCCCTGTTTTCACTCTGCAGCAATATTTACCTGAAGGCTGCTGGGCAAGTACCCTTGTGCTTGTCTCTGATGGAGTTCACAGAGGGTGCTGTGTTCTCCCCAGTAGTCCACTCAAAACATTTTACATGAATGAACTTCTATTAAACAGTGTCTATTAAAGGCtccattttgtttccaaaatgttttgAGCCTTGGTGTCATTGCTCAGTGGAATCCAGTTGGAGAAACTAGTAAGAGCTAACATTTTGTCGATAACTGCGTGTGATTGCGGTGAGCATTTCACTTGCATTTTCTCATTGACTTCACAAGAGCCCCATGAGGTGGATATTTGTATGAATCCTGTTTACTGGTGATGAAACTGAGGTACCagaagattaagtaatttgcataAGATTTTAACAAGTAGAAACCCAgaatttaaatttgcatttattgggccccacatcaggctctgcgctgacagcacggagtctgcttaggattctctttttcctccccttcgctctgtccctcccttgcgtgcacatgcgctctctctctctctctctctctctctctctctcttaaaataaataaacattttaggggcgcttgggtggctcagtcggttgagcgtccgacttcggctcaggtcatgatctcacggtccgtgagttcgagccccgcgtcaggctctgtgctgacagctcagagcctggagcctgcttaggattctgtgtctccctctctctctgacgctccccattcatgctctctctctgtctaaaaaataaacattaaataaatgaacaaacaaacaaacatttttaaaaaaataaataggggcgcctgggtggctcagtcagttaagcatccgacttcggctcaggtcatgatctcacggtctgtgagtttgagccccacgttgggctctgtgctgacagctcagagcctggagcctggttcagattctgtgtctccctctctctctgcccctcccctgctcatgctctgtctctctctctctcaaaaataaattaacattaaaaaatttttaaaaaaataaaattgcacttATTGGGAATGGATAacaccctccttcctctccaaaataaatgtgtacagaaaaaaaaatgtagatatgCTGAGGTACCAAGGAGAGCATGATGCTTGCAAGGAGttggtgagaaagagaaaacaccaaATTGCAGAGGAGTCTTTACACCAGAAGCGGAGAGTGTTGGGCAGTTTATTAGCATGTTTTATAGAACATCTTTCTATTCCAAAACAGGTTTTTACCTCACATAGTGGATGAGAATAGAGAGTAATTCAGTAGCAATAAAATCAGACAGCCTGTACACGCATGAATTATTTTACCTGCTTTCCTAAGACTgtcgcctctctctgcccctaacgtCTCCAGCATTTGCAGGAGGGACACTCTTTCCAGTTCATCCAAGGTTGATCTTGCATCTCCATCAGGTGCTACACAGAGTAATAGAAGAGGTTAGTAGCTTGGTTCGTCAATTACTTCTGTTCCCTGTTGTCTTTTGGGGGCtcgaggacagagagagaacactagaAATTCCCCAAATGCTAAGTTCGTGATTTGTCAGTGGTGTTTTAACAAAGAGGTGGAAATGCTGTGATCCGATTCGCAAGCTGGCAGGCCAGACAGTCAAGAGGAGTGGATCTAATTCTGACTCTCTTCTGCCTTGTGTGATTTTGCCAAGCCGCTCGGCTGCCTTGAATAGTTGAGTGGAGCTGAGCCACAGGACCAATTAACATTTCCAccggggtgccagggtggctcagttggttaagcatctgacttgggctcaggtcatgatcttgcagttcatgggatcaagccctgcgttgggcattgtgctgacagctcagagcctggagcctgctttggatactgtgtctccctctctctgccaccccccccccccaacttgtgctctatcttaaaaataaacattaagaaaaatttttttaatttgaagaatttgttaaaaaagaGTTTCCACTTGAAAAAGTAGttcttttttgttcctatttATCTACTGTCTATTGCCGCAATTAttgagttattattattattgaatataataataagaaaaaaccttaaaatactctttaaataCTTTGAtagtaataacatttttaatgtgaaatgtcAGTCTAATGGCATGTAAGAGGTGCGGTATGTGTGTATAAGATGCGTAGGAATGTGCGTGCACGGCGTGCGGAATGAGCGTGGAAGGTGGGAGGCGTACTAAGCGGGCACTTGGCTCCCGGAAGGCTCTCTTGGCCGGCAGCCGCACTCTGAGATCAGAGGCTCCGGGAGTCCTGGAATACCCGCCTGCTGGCCGCTTCCAGATGCTCAGCTACAACCTTGACTGGAAGACAACGCACTGAAACCATCATGACGGCATCTGAGCACATTCACAGCATTTCTGAAGATTATTCATGAAAATCTATAAAATTTGACCACGTGTAACTGGGTGTGTAATGAAGGCTCATTTATGtcaaaacaaatacattagaAAAGTTTAGGCAAGAACTTGAAGGCAGGCTGCCACCTGTTTAGAATTTGAATACGATGCTACACtgacctacattttaaaaaatcagaataggggctcctggatggctcagtcggttaagcg from Panthera leo isolate Ple1 chromosome C1, P.leo_Ple1_pat1.1, whole genome shotgun sequence encodes the following:
- the UTS2 gene encoding urotensin-2, encoding MHKLVSCLLFIGCLQPLFSLPVPDSREEALKLSAPDGDARSTLDELERVSLLQMLETLGAERGDSLRKAGLGTGTANPRGGMRQFQAFFGQDPNIFLSHLLARIRKQYKKRGSPSECFWKYCV